AAGACTTGTTCATGCCGCGCACTTGGAGTACTTCACGTCCCATAGGCTTTTCTTGTTCAAAGCGAATAAACGGTCTTTGGATATTAGATCTTTTAAGTTCTTGAGGAGCCAGACGAGCAATTTCTTTCTTACGGGACTGCACTTGGCTTGATCTTTGACCGGCGGCAAAACGAGCGACGAACTCTTGCAATTGCGCTACCTTCTTTGCCTTGTCGCGATTTTCTTGCTCAATCGTTTCGCGCGCCTGTATTTTCTGAGTGACCATGTCGTCATAGTTACCCGGATAGATAATGATGGTGTCATAGTCAATGTCGGCAATATGTGTGCAAACTGCATTGAGGAAATGTCTATCGTGAGAAATAACTATGAGCACACCTTCGTAATCGTGAAGGAATTCTTCCAACCAGTGAATTGAATCGAGATCCAAGTGGTTTGTCGGTTCATCCAACAATAACGCCTGCGGTCCGGCAAAAAGAGCTTGAGCCAGAAGAACGCGGAATTTGAAATCTGTTGCCAGCGTGCTCATCAGATTTTCGTGCTTCTCGTCTTCAATGCCTATACCGCGCAGAATTTCTGCAGCTTCAAATTCAGCCGTGTAACCATTTTCATCGGCGATGACTTGTTCCAGTTGAACTAGTCTATCTATCTGCTCAGGCGTGTGCTCAGACAATTCACAAAGAGCATCGCGCTCCTTGAACGCCTTCCAGAGAACATCATTACCCATAACAACAGTGTCGATGATGCGCTCATTGTCGTAGGCAAACTGGTCTTGTTTAAGAACCCCTACGCGGCGCGGACGATTGATCACACCGGAGTTGGTCGGTTCATATTCGCCAGAGAGAATTTTCATGAAAGTCGACTTGCCGGAACCATTGGGTCCGGTTAAGCCATAGCGATTGCCCGGGCTGAACTTGGCAGAAACATTGTCGAACAATGTTCGAGCGCCATAGCTTTTGGAGACTTCAGTTACAACAATCACGATGAATCCTCTAAAACACTGCTGGACCGGCATTTCCCGTCTAGCGATACTAAAAGTGGATATTATACTTGTTTCCAAGCACCCGCCCAAATTTTCCACATTTAATTTTTCGAATTGCCGGAAGAAACTATCCGACAAGGGCACGCCCTTGTCATGCTAAGATCGCCACTTTCGTGGGGAACCTATGCGTCTGAAAGTTCTATCACTTGCGTTTTGCTTTGCGCTTTCCTTTCCAAGCGCAATGGCTCAGGGCCAGTCACAATTGAGTCCTCAGACTTTGGAATTATTCAACGAAATTGAACATCAGTATTTTGGACGTAATTACACAACCGAGTCTTACGATGCCCGCGCCCAGCGCATTGAAAAAATCATGTTCGGCGACGTGCAGGCTGGCGACCCCAATCAAAGAGTAGCCAACATCGTCAGCTTTGTTTTGCAGGCAAACACAGATACACCTGACTCACCAAGTGATGCAGTTGTAGATACAGGTGATGAGTATCCGCATATCACAAAATTAGAAAGTCTCATTCTTGGTCAGACACATCCGACAGGCGATATAAAAGAAAGACTGGCAAGGCTAGAGACAAAAGCTTTTGGCAAGTCTTCTACCAATGTTGACTTAAGCGCCCGCACCGATGCACTTGATCTATATGTACAGAAGACATTGCATCAAAACCCTTTCAAACTAAATGCTTCAGCAGACGCGGACAATTCACAGTCGACTACTCAACAAACAAGTTCTGCTGCAGACGATGATCAACCAGACTATCCACATATAGATACCCTGGAAAAACAAATCTTGGGCGCTACCTATATAGGGCAACCACTTGTCGATCGTTTAAGCCGCATGGAAGTTAAAGCGTACGGGAAAGCATCACCCAACCCTGATCTTAGTCAACGAACAGATGACCTTGATACCTATGTTGAAAATGTCTTGCATATAAAATCGTTCGAACAGACACAAGAAAGACCTGATGACAGCCGAACAACCTATCAGCAATCGCAACCGAACTCCCAAAGGAAAAAACAGATTGCCGCTTTTGTCGCCAACTCTCTTTTAGGAATGGCCGGGTTGGGTTTTCTCGGTGTAATGCCACCAGGCATGTCCCCTATCAGCAGGCGTGATGATGAAAGTGTTAGTCAGGGATCATCAGCTCCTCAAGAAGATCCTCTTATCACCCAGCCAAACGTGCCGCCCTCCAATACAAGGATGATTACCAAAGTTGGTTGGTGCGAAATGCATACTTACGGACATACATCACAAAATCTGCATCTGATTGATAGATTGACTCAGCTGAATCAAACATTGAATTACGCGCCTGGACAAACCGGCATGGACTTAATGGATGATATGGATGCGCTTATCAAGAAAGTTTGTCAGCGCCAGGCGTCAGCACCCAACGTAACTCAATAATTCGTTTGGTAATTCGTTTGGTAATTTCTTCGCTGGAAAATTGACGCAATTTACATTTATTAGACACATTTAGTGTAGAATTTGAAAGTTCTTTAACCCAATAGGACTTTTGGATAGCATGTACATATACCGTCAGCGTCATAGTGTTGCCACCACACTTCTAGCCTTAGCAATTTCGATGTCAGGTTGCAGTTTGATGCCCAACTTTGACAATTCAATGAAAGATGGAAGAAACGCTCTTTCAGAAGGGCAACTCAATCGCGCTGAGCAGCACTTTCAACAGGCAATTGCCGAAGCGGAAAAATCCGGCAAACACACTCACCAGGTTGCCGTTGGCAAAGTAGGTCTTGCCGACACATATGTAGAACAAGAAATTTATGACGATGCTGAAACCTTGTACGAAGATGCTTTGGAAATTGAGGGCACCGATAACAATGAAACAACAGTAAAAATCTATCATGGGTTAGGAAAGCTCAACTGCAAGCGCCAAACTTTTGCGCTTTCGGAAAAATATTTGCAAAAGGCGCTGAAGATGCAGCTTGAACTTGACTCGCCCGACGAGATCGAAACAGCAAATATATATACCGACCTAGCTGATCTCAATTTGCTAAAGGGCAAGCCAACTATAGCCAAAGAAAATTTTGAAAAGTCCTTGGAAATTCTTGAAGGACTTGAGAAAAAACAGTACAAATTGCAGGAAAAGGTAACAGCAGCATTGGCAAATATTGCCGCTGACGATCAGGATATGGATGCGGCCCAAGATTACAAAAAGCGTCTAACAGATTTGCAATTGGACCATGCAAAAAATGTCATGTCAGTCTTGCCTTGGGTCACCAATAAACAGGCACAACCGGCT
The Candidatus Obscuribacterales bacterium DNA segment above includes these coding regions:
- a CDS encoding tetratricopeptide repeat protein, which translates into the protein MYIYRQRHSVATTLLALAISMSGCSLMPNFDNSMKDGRNALSEGQLNRAEQHFQQAIAEAEKSGKHTHQVAVGKVGLADTYVEQEIYDDAETLYEDALEIEGTDNNETTVKIYHGLGKLNCKRQTFALSEKYLQKALKMQLELDSPDEIETANIYTDLADLNLLKGKPTIAKENFEKSLEILEGLEKKQYKLQEKVTAALANIAADDQDMDAAQDYKKRLTDLQLDHAKNVMSVLPWVTNKQAQPADTNNSNVANESPSTDTNTDSVKDSDSSDKQNEPANKSED
- a CDS encoding ATP-binding cassette domain-containing protein, whose protein sequence is MIVVTEVSKSYGARTLFDNVSAKFSPGNRYGLTGPNGSGKSTFMKILSGEYEPTNSGVINRPRRVGVLKQDQFAYDNERIIDTVVMGNDVLWKAFKERDALCELSEHTPEQIDRLVQLEQVIADENGYTAEFEAAEILRGIGIEDEKHENLMSTLATDFKFRVLLAQALFAGPQALLLDEPTNHLDLDSIHWLEEFLHDYEGVLIVISHDRHFLNAVCTHIADIDYDTIIIYPGNYDDMVTQKIQARETIEQENRDKAKKVAQLQEFVARFAAGQRSSQVQSRKKEIARLAPQELKRSNIQRPFIRFEQEKPMGREVLQVRGMNKSFDDKVILKNFNLDIKRGDRIAIIGSNGVGKTTLLRLLLGEIKADAGTMKWGDNASWSYYPQDYHDDIQGGMTALDWLMQFSEKGDIQFVRGLLGRMLFSGDESLKRTEALSGGEAARLLMAKMMMVKNPILVFDEPTNHLDLEAVSALAEGLSNYPGTVLLVSHDRDLISDVATRVLSFTDKGIVDFPGTYEEYLEHHQFKSRARQVASKK